In a genomic window of Rhopalosiphum maidis isolate BTI-1 chromosome 4, ASM367621v3, whole genome shotgun sequence:
- the LOC113556532 gene encoding LIM and senescent cell antigen-like-containing domain protein 1 — MPGVTMSFSNMSCSRCGDGFDPHDKIVNSQGELWHPQCFVCSQCFRPFPDGLFYEFEGRKYCEHDFQVLFAPCCGKCGEFVIGRVIKAMSASWHPACFCCAVCNKELADRGFVRNRNRALCHECNAADKAVLSGRHICFKCHGVIDDKPLRFRGEVYHGYHFNCTACGIELNSDARELKHRSGYTANEMNELYCLRCHDKMGIPICGACRRPIEERVVTALGKHWHVEHFVCAKCEKPFLGHRHYERKGLAYCETHYHQLFGNLCFVCNQVIAGDVFTALNKAWCVHHFACSFCDQKMTQKTKFYECDLKPACKKCYEKFPSEFRRRLRKAYDNTPKKSTSA; from the exons ATGCCTGG CGTAACCATGTCGTTTAGTAACATGTCGTGTTCCCGTTGTGGGGATGGCTTCGATCCGCACGACAAAATTGTTAACTCGCAGGGCGAGTTATGGCATCCACAGTGTTTTGT ATGCTCTCAGTGTTTCCGGCCATTCCCTGACGGTCTTTTCTACGAGTTTGAAGGTCGCAAATACTGTGAACATGACTTTCAAGTTTTGTTCGCACCCTGTTGTGGTAAATGTGGTGAATTCGTCATTGGACGTGTCATCAAGGCAATGTCTGCTTCTTGGCATCCAGCCTGCTTCTGCTGCGCAGTATGCAACAAGGAACTAGCTGACCGTGGGTTTGTTCGCAACCGCAATAGAGCTTTGTGTCATGAATGTAATGCTGCCGATAAAGCGGTTTTGTCGGGTAGACACATATGTTTTAAGTGCCA TGGTGTTATCGATGACAAACCATTACGATTCAGAGGTGAGGTTTATCATGGTTATCATTTCAACTGCACAGCTTGTGGTATTGAACTGAATTCAGATGCTCGTGAATTGAAACATAGATCTGGTTATACAGCTAACgaaatg aatgagTTGTATTGTTTGCGATGCCATGACAAGATGGGTATTCCAATTTGTGGTGCATGTCGGCGACCCATTGAAGAACGGGTAGTAACAGCACTAGGAAAACATTGGCACGTAGAACATTTTGTTTGTGCAAAGtgtgaaaaaccatttttgggCCATAGGCATTATGAAAGAAAAGGCTTAGCTTATTGTGAAACTCATTATCATCAGCTATTTGGTAACTTATGCTTTGTTTGCAATCAAGTAATTGCTGGTGATG tgtTTACCGCTTTGAATAAAGCTTGGTGTGTGCATCATTTTGCTTGTTCATTCTGTGATCAAAAAATGACACAAAAgacaaaattttatgaatgtgACTTAAAACCAGCATGTAAAAAGTGCTATGAAAAGTTTCCATCAGAATTCAGGCGTAGATTACGCAAAGCATATGATAATACACCAAAAAAATCTACATCTGCTTGA